From the genome of Candidatus Melainabacteria bacterium RIFOXYA2_FULL_32_9:
GGCTAGAAGAGATGATCTTGCTAAGTTTGCCAAAGAACATAATATTAAGTTTATTACAGTTGCTCAATTGATTTCATACAGATTGCAGCAGGAAAAATTTGTAAAAAGAGTAATAAAAGCTAAATTGCCTACTATTTTTGGTGAATTTGATATATACGGTTATTTGAACGAGTTAGATAAAATTGAGCATGTTGCTTTAGTCAAGGGTAATCTGGAAGATTTTGCTAACTCTGTTCCCGTTGTTAGAATGCATAGTGAGTGTTTGACTGGAGATATTTTTCATAGCTTAAGATGTGATTGTGGCAATCAGCTTGGAGCTGCACTTGATGTGATAAATGAAGAAGGAGCGGGAGTTCTTGTATATTTAAGATCTCATGAGGGCAGAGGAATAGGTTTATTAAACAAACTTAAAGCGTACTCATTGCAGGAAAAAGGAGAAGATACAGTTCAAGCTAATTTATCTTTAGGATTTGCAGCTGATTTAAGGGATTATGGTGTTGGCGCTCAGATTCTTCTTGATCTTGGACTTAGAAAGTTTAGATTAATCACCAATAATCCAAGAAAAATTATAGGACTTGAAGGATACGATCTTGAAGTTGTCGACAGAGTAGCATTGCCTATATGTCTGAATAAGCATAATGAAAGATATTTACATACAAAACGTGATAAATTAAATCATATGTTATAAAGGAGAAAAGCATGGTTAACGTTTACGAGGGCAAGTTAACAGCAGGGAAAGAAAAGTATGCAGTAGTAATCGGAAGATTTAATGAGTTTATCGGTTCAAAATTGTTAGATGGTTGTCTCGATGCATTAAATAGACACGGAGTATCTCAGGATATGGTAGATGTAGCCTGGGTTCCAGGTGCTTTTGAAATACCTGCTATCGCAAGTAAATTAGCTGAGACTAAAGAATACGCTGCGGTTATCACCCTTGGTGCAGTTATAAGAGGTAATACTCCTCATTTTCAATATGTTTCTTCAGAGCTAGCTAAAGGTATAGCTCAAGTTGGCTTGAAAACAGGAATACCTGTTATATTTGGAGTGCTAACTACAGATAATATTGAGCAAGCTATTGAAAGAGCTGGCACTAAATCTGGCAATAAAGGTGCAGAAGCTGCAAAAAGCGCTATTGAAATGGTAAATCTTATTAAGGCTATTGATAATAAAGAGGCTAGATCAATGAGTTTATCATAGTCAAAAGTGTAATAAAAAATGTACACCTGTCATTGCGAAGATTCCAAAGGAATCTGTGGCAATCTATCCATTTTAGAATTAAAACTAAGGAACAAACAAAAAATTATTGCGTATTTTAAAACGCAAATCTGTCATTGCGAGCGAAGCGAAGCAATCCATTAAATAATGCTATAATTTGAATTGCCACGTCGGGCTTTCAGCCCTCCTCGCAATGACAATATCACTTTATGCGTAAGTATTTTTTGTTACCTCCTTATTATTCAAACTTAGAAAGATCGCCACGGTTTCTTTTAGAAACCTCGCGATGACATTGCGTATTACTGAAAAAATTGTTAACCAATGACAATGCGAAGCACCTCGTGATTACGTAAGAAAATTTAATTCTTGGCTACATTATCAAATTAACGATCATTCCAGTGAGGACTTAAATTAGATGATGGATATTACTAAAATAGATTTATTTAATTTATTTAAATAATGC
Proteins encoded in this window:
- a CDS encoding bifunctional 3,4-dihydroxy-2-butanone 4-phosphate synthase/GTP cyclohydrolase II translates to MESIKNKNEYMYNTVEEAIQDIRNGKMVIVADDETRENEGDLVCAAEKVTPEIINFMVTEARGLICLTLTAERTQELNLYQMVNKNTESHGCAFTISIDAEAAFGVTTGISAKDRATTIKVAVDPNTKPSDLRKPGHIFPIEAKKGGVLERVGQTEASVDLARLAGLTPAGVICEILNPDGTMARRDDLAKFAKEHNIKFITVAQLISYRLQQEKFVKRVIKAKLPTIFGEFDIYGYLNELDKIEHVALVKGNLEDFANSVPVVRMHSECLTGDIFHSLRCDCGNQLGAALDVINEEGAGVLVYLRSHEGRGIGLLNKLKAYSLQEKGEDTVQANLSLGFAADLRDYGVGAQILLDLGLRKFRLITNNPRKIIGLEGYDLEVVDRVALPICLNKHNERYLHTKRDKLNHML
- a CDS encoding 6,7-dimethyl-8-ribityllumazine synthase, which codes for MVNVYEGKLTAGKEKYAVVIGRFNEFIGSKLLDGCLDALNRHGVSQDMVDVAWVPGAFEIPAIASKLAETKEYAAVITLGAVIRGNTPHFQYVSSELAKGIAQVGLKTGIPVIFGVLTTDNIEQAIERAGTKSGNKGAEAAKSAIEMVNLIKAIDNKEARSMSLS